From the Oryzias latipes chromosome 22, ASM223467v1 genome, one window contains:
- the LOC101172714 gene encoding syntaxin-binding protein 5 isoform X5 gives MKKFNIRKVLDGFTAAAAPPAPPREVDAVPESLQSELFQLCKTVRHGFPYRPSSMAFDPVQKILAVGTQTGSLRLFGRAGVECYCQHESGAAVIQLQFLVNEGALVSALADDTIHLWNLRQKIPAILHSLKFNRERITYCHLPFQSKWLYVGTERGNIHIVNVESFSLSGYVIMWNKAIELSTKTHPGPVVHISDNPMDEGKLLIGFECGVVVLWDLKSKKADCRYSYDEAIHSIAWHHEGKQFVCSHSDGTLTTWNIRTPAKPVLTVTPHGKQPKDGKKPEPCKPILKVEYKTTRAGDPFMVLSGGLSYDTVGRRACLTVMHGKSTTVLEMDFPIVDFLTLCETPYPNDFQEPYAVVVLLQRDLVVIDLGQIGYPLFESPYPLNIHESPVTCCEYFADCPSELIPALYSVGSRQKRQGYSKKEWPISGGNWGQGTQSYPEIIITGHADGSVKFWDASALMLQVLYKLKTAKVFEKARCKEEKADAVDEDPLAIQTLFWCPDSRMLCVAGVSAHLIVYRFSKQEVTADVVQLLEVRMLSERSGVDAPDPGGDQTPTAPPPSTPQDGDAPPAPPAGCSEGARDPVLQVRSSALKQSPGYQVELVIQLLWVSGEPPQQVTSLALNSSYGLVVFGNSEGLAVVDYFQKTLILSMSVSELHVPAELRSPRKSQHPSGALCDSNEGTNNLDDRCKSPTSGPTSPCNSDDEPKQKFIEKVKFKSRRFSKTVANDFAKFSRRISSSNEQKLDHDAKDGSFSRSRSSSVTSIDRESPEVLSSFHFCETLPRKWDGGLSPCLMVGASQGSVMMLSLTLPPAGDQRLLQPVSLACCGSLNRLRGGILTMALLDSTGALLPPPFEPWCDPSASDEEKEKLRRRRPASPPAPQGGQDAQFAVLCSDKQVKVVSMATQSCVHKHSITEASFVLRADVVHVAGASCVACFCANGHIMAFSLPSLRPLLDVNYLPLTDMRIARTFCFSNQGQALYLTSPTEIQRISYIQETCDNLQEMLSELFTPVDTPEAPNRGFFKGLFGGGAQSLDREDLFGEVAAGKASRSLAQHIPGPGGMEGMKGAASGVVGDLARARVALDERGQKLGELEERTAAMMSSAESFSKHAHDMMLKYKDKKWYQL, from the exons CTTTGGCCGCGCCGGCGTGGAGTGTTACTGTCAGCACGAGAGCGGCGCCGCAGTCATCCAGCTGCAGTTCCTCGTCAACGAG GGGGCGCTGGTGAGTGCCTTAGCGGACGATACCATTCACCTGTGGAACCTGAGGCAGAAAATTCCCGCCATCCTGCACTCTTTGAAGTTCAACAGGGAGAG GATCACCTACTGCCACCTGCCCTTCCAGAGCAAGTGGCTGTACGTGGGCACAGAGAGGGGCAACATCCACATCGTCAACGTGGAGTCCTTCTCGCTGTCCGGTTACGTCATCATGTGGAACAAAGCCATCGAACT ATCCACCAAGACCCACCCAGGACCCGTGGTGCACATCAGTGATAACCCCATGGATGAGGGAAAG CTCCTGATCGGCTTCGAGTGCGGGGTTGTGGTTCTGTGGGACCTCAAGTCCAAAAAGGCCGACTGTCGCTACAGCTATGATGAG GCCATCCACTCCATCGCCTGGCACCACGAGGGGAAGCAGTTCGTGTGCAGCCACTCCGACggcacgctgaccacgtggaaCATCCGGACGCCGGCCAAACCCGTACTCACCGTTACGCCACACG GGAAGCAGCCAAAGGACGGAAAAAAGCCAGAACCCTGCAAGCCCATCCTGAAGGTGGAGTACAAAACCACGAGAGCCGG GGACCCCTTCATGGTGCTGTCTGGGGGGCTGTCCTACGACACGGTGGGGAGGAGAGCCTGTCTCACCGTCATGCACGGGAAGAGCACCACCGTCCTGGAGATGGACTTCCCCATCGTGGATTTCCTGACGCTCTGTGAAACTCCGTATCCAAACG ACTTCCAGGAACCGTACGCCGTGGTGGTCCTCCTCCAGAGGGACTTGGTAGTGATCGACCTCGGACAGATCGG GTACCCGCTGTTTGAGAGTCCGTACCCGCTGAACATCCACGAGTCTCCGGTGACCTGCTGCGAGTACTTCGCTGACTGTCCGAGCGAACTCATTCCGGCTTTGTACTCGGTGGGCAGCCGGCAGAAGAGACAAGGCTACAGCAAGAAG GAATGGCCCATCAGTGGGGGGAACTGGGGGCAAGGCACTCAGAGTTACCCAGAGATCATCATCACGGG ACACGCTGACGGCTCAGTGAAGTTCTGGGATGCCTCTGCAT TGATGCTCCAGGTGCTCTACAAGCTGAAGACTGCCAAAGTGTTCGAGAAGGCTCGCTGTAAGGAGGAGAAGGCCGACGCCGTGGACGAAGACCCCCTCGCCATCCAGACCCTCTTCTGGTGTCCCGACAGCCGGATGCTCTGCGTGGCGGGGGTGTCTGCTCACCTCATCGTCTACAGGTtcagcaaacaggaagtgaccgcCGATGTCGTTCAG CTGCTGGAGGTGCGCATGCTGAGCGAGAGGAGCGGCGTGGACGCTCCCGATCCAGGAGGAGATCAGACCCCCACCGCGCCTCCACCCTCCACCCCGCAGGACGGCGACGCCCCACCGGCGCCGCCGGCAGGCTGCAGCGAAGGAGCCCGGGACCCCGTCCTGCA GGTCCGGAGCTCCGCCCTCAAGCAGTCTCCGGGCTACCAGGTGGAGCTGGTCATCCAGCTGCTGTGGGTGAGCGGGGAGCCCCCCCAGCAGGTCACCAGCCTGGCCCTCAACTCCTCCTATGGCCT GGTGGTGTTCGGGAACAGCGAGGGTCTGGCGGTGGTGGACTACTTCCAGAAGACTCTGATTCTCAGCATGAGCGTGTCGGAGCTGCACGTCCCGGCGGAGCTGCGCTCGCCGCGGAAATCCCAGCATCCCTCTGGAG CTCTCTGCGACTCCAACGAAGGGACGAACAACCTGGACGATCGCTGCAAGTCCCCCACCTCAG GACCCACCTCCCCCTGCAACTCAGACGACGAGCCAAAGCAGAAGTTCATAGAGAAGG TGAAGTTCAAAAGCAGGCGCTTTTCCAAGACGGTTGCCAATGACTTTG CCAAATTTTCGCGGAGAATTAGCTCATCCAATGAGCAAAAGCTGGACCACG ATGCCAAGGACGGCTCGTTCAGCCGCTCCCGCAGCTCCAGCGTGACCAGCATCGACCGCGAGTCTCCAGAGGTCCTCTCCTCCTTCCACTTCTGCGAGACCCTCCCCAGGAAGTGGGACGGCGGGCTCAGCCCCTGCCTGATGGTGGGGGCCTCCCAGGGCTCCGTGATGATGCTCTCGCTGacgctgccccctgctggagaCCAGAGGCTGCTGCAGCCCGTCAGCCTCGCCTGCTGTG GCAGCCTGAACAGACTCAGGGGGGGCATTCTGACCATGGCTCTGCTGGACTCCACCGGGGCTCTGCTGCCCCCCCCGTTCGAACCGTGGTGCGACCCGAGCGCCTCGGATGAGGAGAAGGAGAAGCTGCGGAGGCGCAGGCCGGCGTCCCCGCCGGCGCCACAGGGAGGCCAGGACGCGCAGTTCGCTGTGTTGTGTTCGGATAAACAGGTCAAGgtggtttccatggcaacgcAGAGCTGCGTGCACAAACACAGCATCACAGAGGCCTCATTCGTGCTCAGGGCCGATGTCGTGCACGTGGCCGGAGCGTCCTGCGTCGCCTGTTTCTGCGCCAACGGGCACATCATGGCCTTCAG TCTGCCCAGCCTGCGGCCGCTGCTGGACGTCAACTACCTGCCGCTGACGGACATGCGGATCGCCAGAACCTTCTGCTTCTCCAACCAGGGCCAGGCTCTGTACCTCACCTCCCCCACCGAGATCCAGAGGATCTCCTACATCCAGGAGACCTGCGACAACCTGCAG gagATGCTCAGTGAGCTCTTCACCCCCGTGGACACGCCTGAAGCTCCAAACAGAGGTTTCTTCAAAGGCCTTTTTGGGGGCGGGGCTCAGTCTTTGGACAGGGAGGACCTCT TCGGTGAAGTGGCTGCTGGGAAGGCGTCCCGGAGCCTGGCCCAGCACATCCCCGGCCCGGGAGGCATGGAGGGCATGAAGGGCGCGGCGTCGGGCGTGGTGGGGGACCTGGCCCGCGCCAGAGTCGCCCTGGATGAGCGAGGGCAGAAGCTGGGCGAGCTGGAGGAGAGAACGGCGGCCATGATGTCCAGCGCGGAGTCCTTCTCCAAACACGCGCACGAC ATGATGCTGAAGTACAAAGACAAGAAGTGGTACCAGCTCTGA
- the LOC101172714 gene encoding syntaxin-binding protein 5 isoform X1 — protein sequence MKKFNIRKVLDGFTAAAAPPAPPREVDAVPESLQSELFQLCKTVRHGFPYRPSSMAFDPVQKILAVGTQTGSLRLFGRAGVECYCQHESGAAVIQLQFLVNEGALVSALADDTIHLWNLRQKIPAILHSLKFNRERITYCHLPFQSKWLYVGTERGNIHIVNVESFSLSGYVIMWNKAIELSTKTHPGPVVHISDNPMDEGKLLIGFECGVVVLWDLKSKKADCRYSYDEAIHSIAWHHEGKQFVCSHSDGTLTTWNIRTPAKPVLTVTPHGKQPKDGKKPEPCKPILKVEYKTTRAGDPFMVLSGGLSYDTVGRRACLTVMHGKSTTVLEMDFPIVDFLTLCETPYPNDFQEPYAVVVLLQRDLVVIDLGQIGYPLFESPYPLNIHESPVTCCEYFADCPSELIPALYSVGSRQKRQGYSKKEWPISGGNWGQGTQSYPEIIITGHADGSVKFWDASALMLQVLYKLKTAKVFEKARCKEEKADAVDEDPLAIQTLFWCPDSRMLCVAGVSAHLIVYRFSKQEVTADVVQLLEVRMLSERSGVDAPDPGGDQTPTAPPPSTPQDGDAPPAPPAGCSEGARDPVLQVRSSALKQSPGYQVELVIQLLWVSGEPPQQVTSLALNSSYGLVVFGNSEGLAVVDYFQKTLILSMSVSELHVPAELRSPRKSQHPSGALCDSNEGTNNLDDRCKSPTSGPTSPCNSDDEPKQKFIEKGTVCFSDQSPPPHRKASKAFILKPLPVKFKSRRFSKTVANDFAKFSRRISSSNEQKLDHELRSKARLASRRCCYSVKAGKRDPQRRLKEDVCRTLSDPNPYAKDGSFSRSRSSSVTSIDRESPEVLSSFHFCETLPRKWDGGLSPCLMVGASQGSVMMLSLTLPPAGDQRLLQPVSLACCGSLNRLRGGILTMALLDSTGALLPPPFEPWCDPSASDEEKEKLRRRRPASPPAPQGGQDAQFAVLCSDKQVKVVSMATQSCVHKHSITEASFVLRADVVHVAGASCVACFCANGHIMAFSLPSLRPLLDVNYLPLTDMRIARTFCFSNQGQALYLTSPTEIQRISYIQETCDNLQEMLSELFTPVDTPEAPNRGFFKGLFGGGAQSLDREDLFGEVAAGKASRSLAQHIPGPGGMEGMKGAASGVVGDLARARVALDERGQKLGELEERTAAMMSSAESFSKHAHDMMLKYKDKKWYQL from the exons CTTTGGCCGCGCCGGCGTGGAGTGTTACTGTCAGCACGAGAGCGGCGCCGCAGTCATCCAGCTGCAGTTCCTCGTCAACGAG GGGGCGCTGGTGAGTGCCTTAGCGGACGATACCATTCACCTGTGGAACCTGAGGCAGAAAATTCCCGCCATCCTGCACTCTTTGAAGTTCAACAGGGAGAG GATCACCTACTGCCACCTGCCCTTCCAGAGCAAGTGGCTGTACGTGGGCACAGAGAGGGGCAACATCCACATCGTCAACGTGGAGTCCTTCTCGCTGTCCGGTTACGTCATCATGTGGAACAAAGCCATCGAACT ATCCACCAAGACCCACCCAGGACCCGTGGTGCACATCAGTGATAACCCCATGGATGAGGGAAAG CTCCTGATCGGCTTCGAGTGCGGGGTTGTGGTTCTGTGGGACCTCAAGTCCAAAAAGGCCGACTGTCGCTACAGCTATGATGAG GCCATCCACTCCATCGCCTGGCACCACGAGGGGAAGCAGTTCGTGTGCAGCCACTCCGACggcacgctgaccacgtggaaCATCCGGACGCCGGCCAAACCCGTACTCACCGTTACGCCACACG GGAAGCAGCCAAAGGACGGAAAAAAGCCAGAACCCTGCAAGCCCATCCTGAAGGTGGAGTACAAAACCACGAGAGCCGG GGACCCCTTCATGGTGCTGTCTGGGGGGCTGTCCTACGACACGGTGGGGAGGAGAGCCTGTCTCACCGTCATGCACGGGAAGAGCACCACCGTCCTGGAGATGGACTTCCCCATCGTGGATTTCCTGACGCTCTGTGAAACTCCGTATCCAAACG ACTTCCAGGAACCGTACGCCGTGGTGGTCCTCCTCCAGAGGGACTTGGTAGTGATCGACCTCGGACAGATCGG GTACCCGCTGTTTGAGAGTCCGTACCCGCTGAACATCCACGAGTCTCCGGTGACCTGCTGCGAGTACTTCGCTGACTGTCCGAGCGAACTCATTCCGGCTTTGTACTCGGTGGGCAGCCGGCAGAAGAGACAAGGCTACAGCAAGAAG GAATGGCCCATCAGTGGGGGGAACTGGGGGCAAGGCACTCAGAGTTACCCAGAGATCATCATCACGGG ACACGCTGACGGCTCAGTGAAGTTCTGGGATGCCTCTGCAT TGATGCTCCAGGTGCTCTACAAGCTGAAGACTGCCAAAGTGTTCGAGAAGGCTCGCTGTAAGGAGGAGAAGGCCGACGCCGTGGACGAAGACCCCCTCGCCATCCAGACCCTCTTCTGGTGTCCCGACAGCCGGATGCTCTGCGTGGCGGGGGTGTCTGCTCACCTCATCGTCTACAGGTtcagcaaacaggaagtgaccgcCGATGTCGTTCAG CTGCTGGAGGTGCGCATGCTGAGCGAGAGGAGCGGCGTGGACGCTCCCGATCCAGGAGGAGATCAGACCCCCACCGCGCCTCCACCCTCCACCCCGCAGGACGGCGACGCCCCACCGGCGCCGCCGGCAGGCTGCAGCGAAGGAGCCCGGGACCCCGTCCTGCA GGTCCGGAGCTCCGCCCTCAAGCAGTCTCCGGGCTACCAGGTGGAGCTGGTCATCCAGCTGCTGTGGGTGAGCGGGGAGCCCCCCCAGCAGGTCACCAGCCTGGCCCTCAACTCCTCCTATGGCCT GGTGGTGTTCGGGAACAGCGAGGGTCTGGCGGTGGTGGACTACTTCCAGAAGACTCTGATTCTCAGCATGAGCGTGTCGGAGCTGCACGTCCCGGCGGAGCTGCGCTCGCCGCGGAAATCCCAGCATCCCTCTGGAG CTCTCTGCGACTCCAACGAAGGGACGAACAACCTGGACGATCGCTGCAAGTCCCCCACCTCAG GACCCACCTCCCCCTGCAACTCAGACGACGAGCCAAAGCAGAAGTTCATAGAGAAGGGTACTGTGTGTTTCAGTGAtcagtcaccccccccccacaggaaagcctctaaagcttttattttgaaacctctTCCAGTGAAGTTCAAAAGCAGGCGCTTTTCCAAGACGGTTGCCAATGACTTTG CCAAATTTTCGCGGAGAATTAGCTCATCCAATGAGCAAAAGCTGGACCACG AGCTCAGGTCCAAAGCCCGGCTCGCCTCCAGGAGGTGCTGCTACTCTGTCAAAGCCGGCAAGAGGGACCCCCAGAGGCGGCTGAAGGAAGACGTGTGTCGAACCCTGTCTGACCCCAACCCCT ATGCCAAGGACGGCTCGTTCAGCCGCTCCCGCAGCTCCAGCGTGACCAGCATCGACCGCGAGTCTCCAGAGGTCCTCTCCTCCTTCCACTTCTGCGAGACCCTCCCCAGGAAGTGGGACGGCGGGCTCAGCCCCTGCCTGATGGTGGGGGCCTCCCAGGGCTCCGTGATGATGCTCTCGCTGacgctgccccctgctggagaCCAGAGGCTGCTGCAGCCCGTCAGCCTCGCCTGCTGTG GCAGCCTGAACAGACTCAGGGGGGGCATTCTGACCATGGCTCTGCTGGACTCCACCGGGGCTCTGCTGCCCCCCCCGTTCGAACCGTGGTGCGACCCGAGCGCCTCGGATGAGGAGAAGGAGAAGCTGCGGAGGCGCAGGCCGGCGTCCCCGCCGGCGCCACAGGGAGGCCAGGACGCGCAGTTCGCTGTGTTGTGTTCGGATAAACAGGTCAAGgtggtttccatggcaacgcAGAGCTGCGTGCACAAACACAGCATCACAGAGGCCTCATTCGTGCTCAGGGCCGATGTCGTGCACGTGGCCGGAGCGTCCTGCGTCGCCTGTTTCTGCGCCAACGGGCACATCATGGCCTTCAG TCTGCCCAGCCTGCGGCCGCTGCTGGACGTCAACTACCTGCCGCTGACGGACATGCGGATCGCCAGAACCTTCTGCTTCTCCAACCAGGGCCAGGCTCTGTACCTCACCTCCCCCACCGAGATCCAGAGGATCTCCTACATCCAGGAGACCTGCGACAACCTGCAG gagATGCTCAGTGAGCTCTTCACCCCCGTGGACACGCCTGAAGCTCCAAACAGAGGTTTCTTCAAAGGCCTTTTTGGGGGCGGGGCTCAGTCTTTGGACAGGGAGGACCTCT TCGGTGAAGTGGCTGCTGGGAAGGCGTCCCGGAGCCTGGCCCAGCACATCCCCGGCCCGGGAGGCATGGAGGGCATGAAGGGCGCGGCGTCGGGCGTGGTGGGGGACCTGGCCCGCGCCAGAGTCGCCCTGGATGAGCGAGGGCAGAAGCTGGGCGAGCTGGAGGAGAGAACGGCGGCCATGATGTCCAGCGCGGAGTCCTTCTCCAAACACGCGCACGAC ATGATGCTGAAGTACAAAGACAAGAAGTGGTACCAGCTCTGA
- the LOC101172714 gene encoding syntaxin-binding protein 5 isoform X4, translating to MKKFNIRKVLDGFTAAAAPPAPPREVDAVPESLQSELFQLCKTVRHGFPYRPSSMAFDPVQKILAVGTQTGSLRLFGRAGVECYCQHESGAAVIQLQFLVNEGALVSALADDTIHLWNLRQKIPAILHSLKFNRERITYCHLPFQSKWLYVGTERGNIHIVNVESFSLSGYVIMWNKAIELSTKTHPGPVVHISDNPMDEGKLLIGFECGVVVLWDLKSKKADCRYSYDEAIHSIAWHHEGKQFVCSHSDGTLTTWNIRTPAKPVLTVTPHGKQPKDGKKPEPCKPILKVEYKTTRAGDPFMVLSGGLSYDTVGRRACLTVMHGKSTTVLEMDFPIVDFLTLCETPYPNDFQEPYAVVVLLQRDLVVIDLGQIGYPLFESPYPLNIHESPVTCCEYFADCPSELIPALYSVGSRQKRQGYSKKEWPISGGNWGQGTQSYPEIIITGHADGSVKFWDASALMLQVLYKLKTAKVFEKARCKEEKADAVDEDPLAIQTLFWCPDSRMLCVAGVSAHLIVYRFSKQEVTADVVQLLEVRMLSERSGVDAPDPGGDQTPTAPPPSTPQDGDAPPAPPAGCSEGARDPVLQVRSSALKQSPGYQVELVIQLLWVSGEPPQQVTSLALNSSYGLVVFGNSEGLAVVDYFQKTLILSMSVSELHVPAELRSPRKSQHPSGALCDSNEGTNNLDDRCKSPTSAKFSRRISSSNEQKLDHELRSKARLASRRCCYSVKAGKRDPQRRLKEDVCRTLSDPNPYAKDGSFSRSRSSSVTSIDRESPEVLSSFHFCETLPRKWDGGLSPCLMVGASQGSVMMLSLTLPPAGDQRLLQPVSLACCGSLNRLRGGILTMALLDSTGALLPPPFEPWCDPSASDEEKEKLRRRRPASPPAPQGGQDAQFAVLCSDKQVKVVSMATQSCVHKHSITEASFVLRADVVHVAGASCVACFCANGHIMAFSLPSLRPLLDVNYLPLTDMRIARTFCFSNQGQALYLTSPTEIQRISYIQETCDNLQEMLSELFTPVDTPEAPNRGFFKGLFGGGAQSLDREDLFGEVAAGKASRSLAQHIPGPGGMEGMKGAASGVVGDLARARVALDERGQKLGELEERTAAMMSSAESFSKHAHDMMLKYKDKKWYQL from the exons CTTTGGCCGCGCCGGCGTGGAGTGTTACTGTCAGCACGAGAGCGGCGCCGCAGTCATCCAGCTGCAGTTCCTCGTCAACGAG GGGGCGCTGGTGAGTGCCTTAGCGGACGATACCATTCACCTGTGGAACCTGAGGCAGAAAATTCCCGCCATCCTGCACTCTTTGAAGTTCAACAGGGAGAG GATCACCTACTGCCACCTGCCCTTCCAGAGCAAGTGGCTGTACGTGGGCACAGAGAGGGGCAACATCCACATCGTCAACGTGGAGTCCTTCTCGCTGTCCGGTTACGTCATCATGTGGAACAAAGCCATCGAACT ATCCACCAAGACCCACCCAGGACCCGTGGTGCACATCAGTGATAACCCCATGGATGAGGGAAAG CTCCTGATCGGCTTCGAGTGCGGGGTTGTGGTTCTGTGGGACCTCAAGTCCAAAAAGGCCGACTGTCGCTACAGCTATGATGAG GCCATCCACTCCATCGCCTGGCACCACGAGGGGAAGCAGTTCGTGTGCAGCCACTCCGACggcacgctgaccacgtggaaCATCCGGACGCCGGCCAAACCCGTACTCACCGTTACGCCACACG GGAAGCAGCCAAAGGACGGAAAAAAGCCAGAACCCTGCAAGCCCATCCTGAAGGTGGAGTACAAAACCACGAGAGCCGG GGACCCCTTCATGGTGCTGTCTGGGGGGCTGTCCTACGACACGGTGGGGAGGAGAGCCTGTCTCACCGTCATGCACGGGAAGAGCACCACCGTCCTGGAGATGGACTTCCCCATCGTGGATTTCCTGACGCTCTGTGAAACTCCGTATCCAAACG ACTTCCAGGAACCGTACGCCGTGGTGGTCCTCCTCCAGAGGGACTTGGTAGTGATCGACCTCGGACAGATCGG GTACCCGCTGTTTGAGAGTCCGTACCCGCTGAACATCCACGAGTCTCCGGTGACCTGCTGCGAGTACTTCGCTGACTGTCCGAGCGAACTCATTCCGGCTTTGTACTCGGTGGGCAGCCGGCAGAAGAGACAAGGCTACAGCAAGAAG GAATGGCCCATCAGTGGGGGGAACTGGGGGCAAGGCACTCAGAGTTACCCAGAGATCATCATCACGGG ACACGCTGACGGCTCAGTGAAGTTCTGGGATGCCTCTGCAT TGATGCTCCAGGTGCTCTACAAGCTGAAGACTGCCAAAGTGTTCGAGAAGGCTCGCTGTAAGGAGGAGAAGGCCGACGCCGTGGACGAAGACCCCCTCGCCATCCAGACCCTCTTCTGGTGTCCCGACAGCCGGATGCTCTGCGTGGCGGGGGTGTCTGCTCACCTCATCGTCTACAGGTtcagcaaacaggaagtgaccgcCGATGTCGTTCAG CTGCTGGAGGTGCGCATGCTGAGCGAGAGGAGCGGCGTGGACGCTCCCGATCCAGGAGGAGATCAGACCCCCACCGCGCCTCCACCCTCCACCCCGCAGGACGGCGACGCCCCACCGGCGCCGCCGGCAGGCTGCAGCGAAGGAGCCCGGGACCCCGTCCTGCA GGTCCGGAGCTCCGCCCTCAAGCAGTCTCCGGGCTACCAGGTGGAGCTGGTCATCCAGCTGCTGTGGGTGAGCGGGGAGCCCCCCCAGCAGGTCACCAGCCTGGCCCTCAACTCCTCCTATGGCCT GGTGGTGTTCGGGAACAGCGAGGGTCTGGCGGTGGTGGACTACTTCCAGAAGACTCTGATTCTCAGCATGAGCGTGTCGGAGCTGCACGTCCCGGCGGAGCTGCGCTCGCCGCGGAAATCCCAGCATCCCTCTGGAG CTCTCTGCGACTCCAACGAAGGGACGAACAACCTGGACGATCGCTGCAAGTCCCCCACCTCAG CCAAATTTTCGCGGAGAATTAGCTCATCCAATGAGCAAAAGCTGGACCACG AGCTCAGGTCCAAAGCCCGGCTCGCCTCCAGGAGGTGCTGCTACTCTGTCAAAGCCGGCAAGAGGGACCCCCAGAGGCGGCTGAAGGAAGACGTGTGTCGAACCCTGTCTGACCCCAACCCCT ATGCCAAGGACGGCTCGTTCAGCCGCTCCCGCAGCTCCAGCGTGACCAGCATCGACCGCGAGTCTCCAGAGGTCCTCTCCTCCTTCCACTTCTGCGAGACCCTCCCCAGGAAGTGGGACGGCGGGCTCAGCCCCTGCCTGATGGTGGGGGCCTCCCAGGGCTCCGTGATGATGCTCTCGCTGacgctgccccctgctggagaCCAGAGGCTGCTGCAGCCCGTCAGCCTCGCCTGCTGTG GCAGCCTGAACAGACTCAGGGGGGGCATTCTGACCATGGCTCTGCTGGACTCCACCGGGGCTCTGCTGCCCCCCCCGTTCGAACCGTGGTGCGACCCGAGCGCCTCGGATGAGGAGAAGGAGAAGCTGCGGAGGCGCAGGCCGGCGTCCCCGCCGGCGCCACAGGGAGGCCAGGACGCGCAGTTCGCTGTGTTGTGTTCGGATAAACAGGTCAAGgtggtttccatggcaacgcAGAGCTGCGTGCACAAACACAGCATCACAGAGGCCTCATTCGTGCTCAGGGCCGATGTCGTGCACGTGGCCGGAGCGTCCTGCGTCGCCTGTTTCTGCGCCAACGGGCACATCATGGCCTTCAG TCTGCCCAGCCTGCGGCCGCTGCTGGACGTCAACTACCTGCCGCTGACGGACATGCGGATCGCCAGAACCTTCTGCTTCTCCAACCAGGGCCAGGCTCTGTACCTCACCTCCCCCACCGAGATCCAGAGGATCTCCTACATCCAGGAGACCTGCGACAACCTGCAG gagATGCTCAGTGAGCTCTTCACCCCCGTGGACACGCCTGAAGCTCCAAACAGAGGTTTCTTCAAAGGCCTTTTTGGGGGCGGGGCTCAGTCTTTGGACAGGGAGGACCTCT TCGGTGAAGTGGCTGCTGGGAAGGCGTCCCGGAGCCTGGCCCAGCACATCCCCGGCCCGGGAGGCATGGAGGGCATGAAGGGCGCGGCGTCGGGCGTGGTGGGGGACCTGGCCCGCGCCAGAGTCGCCCTGGATGAGCGAGGGCAGAAGCTGGGCGAGCTGGAGGAGAGAACGGCGGCCATGATGTCCAGCGCGGAGTCCTTCTCCAAACACGCGCACGAC ATGATGCTGAAGTACAAAGACAAGAAGTGGTACCAGCTCTGA